The segment CAGACCTTCATTAGCTCCTAAATGGAATTCAGAATTAATCTTTTCTCCTTCTCTCTCTATTTTTGTGCTAATCAAAATTTTTCCCTGAGTCTGGGTATCTTTAAGCTTAACGCTTTCTTCAGATTTGCCTAAGTTCAGTACAACCAGAAATTGTTTCCCCTCATTTACTCTCTTATAGGCCAGAAGATTTTCCCCTGATGATAAAGGTTCATATCTTCCAATTTGAAAAGCTAAGCTCCTTTTGTCGTAAAGCGATGAGTTTTTGGTAAAAACTCAACATGCTATTTTCATCATCCTTTTCCTGCTCCACATTAATTTTCTTATAGTTTTCCATAAGTGGCAGCCACGGCTCTTTATCTGAAAAACCTGCATATTCAGTAGAATCCCACTGCATAGGTGTTCTTTCAGGATCTCTTCCCAGTCCTTTCCCGGGAATATTTTTCTCCTGTGGATCTTTTACCATTTCCGGCGGAATGTGAACATCCTGCATTCCTATTTCCTCTCCATAATAAATAGTGGGAGTGCCACGCAAGGTTAGGAGTAAAATAGCCGCATTCCTCGCCTGCTCAGTTCCTATTCTGGTTGCCAGCCTGGATTGATCATGATTTCCTAACACCCAATTTGGCCAGGCTTCAGCAGGCAGTGCACCTTCATACTTATCTATTACAGCCTTAATTTCTGCAGCTTTCCAGGGTATCAGTACCAGCTGAAAATTAAAAGGTAAATGAGCTCCATTATTATTGTCGCCATAATACATTACCAGCTGTTCCACCGGAAGGTATATCTCACCAATGATAAGCCGTTCATCATACTCATCGGTGACTTTTCGCATTTCTTTCACGAGATCAAGAACCTCCGGCTGATCTGTAGTATAAGCCTGCAGGTGTTTATCATAAGGGGATTTATCTTCAGTATAATCAGGATTTGGAGGATTATCTCTGAATTGCTCATCCTTGATCATATGCCACATGACGTCTACCCTGAATCCATCAACACCTTTATCCATCCAGAAGCGCAGTACATCAAACATGGCTTTTTTAACCTCCGGATTACGCCAGTTGAGATCCGGCTGCTCTTTTAAAAATGCGTGATAATAATATTGATTCGTAGTTTCATCATATTCCCAGGCACTTCCTCCAAAAACACTTAACCAGTTGTTTGGTGGTCCACCATCGGGTGCAGGATCTTTCCATATATACCAATCTCTTTTGGGATCATCCTTAGATCTTCTGGAGTCCTTAAACCATTGATGTTCACTGGAAGAGTGATTTGGTACATAATCGAGAATTAGCTTCATTCCTTTATCATGAATTGCAGCCAGTAATTCATCAAAATCTTCCATTGTACCAAACATTGGATGAATGCCTGTATAGTCACTGACATCGTATCCAAAATCGGCCATAGGGGAAGGATATATGGGAGAGATCCAAACCACATTAATTCCCAGATCCTTTATGTGATCCAGTTTCTCTCTAATTCCTTTGAGATCTCCTATTCCGTCTCCGTTGGTATCTTTATAAGACCGCGGATAAATTTGATATACAATCTCTTTTTGCCACCATAAAAAGTCATTCAATTGCTTTTCGATCATAAGAAGTTGTGTCTTTTATGCAACCACCTGTAACCATAGGGTGATAGCGTTATTTCCTGTGTATCAGTATTAAATTTTTTGTATTTCTTATCTCCAAAAATATCTATGATATCCTCAGATTCTTTCAGTTTTAATTTGACCTTTTGTTCTTCGGAAGAAAAGTTGTGAAGCGCGATCGCCAATCCTTTATCTGATTGTCTGCAATGCGCGAGCACTTTGGAACTTCCGGTATCCAGAACTTCATAATTCCCCCAGCCAAATTCCGGAAATTCTTTTCGGGTGTTTATCGCTCTCTCCATCCAGTGTAATAAAGAATCAGGATCTCGGTGCTGGTCATTTACATTTACTTTCTGGTAACCGAAATCACCTTCAGAAATAACATTTCTTATTAACTTCTCGGTACGAGCATCTGAAAACCCTCCGTTCTTCCTGTCGGCCCACTGCATGACAGTTCTTACACTACTACGGCCTTCCATAGAAAGATCTTCGCCCATTCCTATTTCTTCACCATAACGAAGAACAGGCGTGCCGGGGAGAGTGAATAGCAGGCTGTGAGCAAGTTCTATCTTTTTTCTATCGTTACCCAGCATTGATGCTAAACGTCTTCTTATCCCGCGACCGAAGATCCTCATGTTTTCATCGGGGGCAAAAACTTTAAAAACTTCTTCTTTCTCTTTATCGCTTAGTTTATCAAGATTTAATTCATCGTGGTTACGAAGAAAAATGGCCATTTGTTCTTTCTCCTGGATTTGTGGCATCTTTTTCAATGCTTTAGCCACTGGTGTTGCTTCTTCTTTTGCAAATGAGAGAAAGAGGAAATTGTTGACGTAAAAATTAAACAGCATATGCATTTGATCTTCATCTCCCAGGAATTTCTCGTACTTTTCTGGTTCAAGATCAACTTCAGCAAGAAGAATGGCATCCTTTTTATGCGTTTCTACAAATTCCCTAAAATGTCTAAAAATGCTGTGGGGATCTTCACCAAAATCAACTTTTCCTTTCTCGGTAAACATGTGAGGTGCAGCATCTATCCGGAATCCCGAAACTCCCAATTTCAGCCAAAAATGCATAATCCTGAATATCTCTTTTTGTACGTCTTCATTTGAAATATTTAGATCGGGCTGGTGCGAGAAAAAGGTGTGGTAATAAAAAGCATCTGCCTCTTCATCATATTTCCAGTTTGAACCACCGTCCTCTCCCCCGGTCATCATATTATTATTATCATTTTTTGGTTTTTCATCTACCCAGATGTAGAAATCTCTATATTTTGAATCTTTACCCTTACGGCTCTTTTGAAACCATTCATGTTGTGTAGAAGTATGGTTAACAGCAAGATCAATTATTACCCTTATTCCTGCTTCATCTGCTGAATCTATTAATTCTGCAAAATGGCCCATATCTCCCAAACGCGCATCTACTTTATAGTAATCCCGTACATCGTAACCATTATCTTTATTAGGAGTGTCAAAGAAAGGAAGGAGCCATAGACAGGTTACTCCCAGGCTGGATAAATATGGGAGGGATTCTTTTAGTCCTTTAAAATCTCCAATTCCATCACCATTTGAATCTTTAAATGTTTCAACGTCCAATGAGTAGATCACTGCATTTTTATACCAATATTTATTCATTTTTTCCTTTTTGAGGGATTATCAATTCTTTTTACTTAAACCGGGCTAAAACATTTTTACTGAAGAATTCTATAAATTCTTCCTGTTCTTTATTTACATTGTGGATTATAATTCTTTCAAAACCCATTTCGTGGTACTGCTGAATCTTTTCAATAAATGCTTCAGCTTTATCACTAATGATCACGTAATCCTTAAGATCTTCTTTTCTAACTTTCTCCCCAAGGTCATCAAACTTGTCAGCTGTATCAATATCTGCCAGTAGCCTACTTGGGAAAATATTATTCTTCCATTGTTCCCAGGCTCCTTCCAGGGCTCTTTCATAGGATGAGGAATAGGAGATCTGTACTTTTAAAGCCATTGGTTTTCCTTCACCACCATTTCCTCTAAAGGCATCCACCATTCTTTGAAGTTCATCTAAAGGCTTGGAAATAGTAATTAAACCATCTGCCCAATGGGCCAGCCAGGCTGCTGTTTTAGGAGTGATGGCGGCTCCATATACAGTTGGAGTCTTTTTCGGAGTGGTAAAAAGTTTGGCGTTTTCCACCTTAATAATACCCTTGTGGGTTAAATAATCTCCCTTCCATAATTCCCGCATCACTTCTACAGATTCTTTTAATCGGGCATTACGTATTTCTTTAGGAGGCCATTGCTCCCCGGTTATGTTCTCATTAAGAAGCTGCCCGCTCCCGGCACAAATTATAAGTCTGTCAGGAAACATTTCATTTAAGGTGGCCATAGCCTGGGCAATAATAGCGGGATGGTAGCGCTGTCCCGGGGCATTGACAACGCTAAAATCTAAACTTGAGGCCTGCATAGCTGCTCCCAGCCAGCTCCAGGCGAATCCGCTTTCCCCTTGTTTATCGCTCCAGGGATGAAAATGATCTGAAGAATTTATGGCCTGAAAACCTACTTTTCAGCCTGCTGGACGAGTTTTAGTAAACGACTTGGAGCAAATTGTTCGTGAGAGGCATGAAATCCTATTTTCATAGTGTGGTTTTAAAATTCTTCTGAATTCCTAAATTAGGAAAATCACCACAAACCCTAAAGGATATGCCGTAGTAGCAGGGTTAAATAAAAGATAAAGTTTTACGCACACGTTAATTTTAAAACATAAAAAAGGAATGTAAGGCCAATAGCCAATACATTCCTTTGAACAAATGTAAATAGTTAAGACGCTCTAAAAG is part of the Antarcticibacterium sp. 1MA-6-2 genome and harbors:
- a CDS encoding TIGR03885 family FMN-dependent LLM class oxidoreductase; translation: MNSSDHFHPWSDKQGESGFAWSWLGAAMQASSLDFSVVNAPGQRYHPAIIAQAMATLNEMFPDRLIICAGSGQLLNENITGEQWPPKEIRNARLKESVEVMRELWKGDYLTHKGIIKVENAKLFTTPKKTPTVYGAAITPKTAAWLAHWADGLITISKPLDELQRMVDAFRGNGGEGKPMALKVQISYSSSYERALEGAWEQWKNNIFPSRLLADIDTADKFDDLGEKVRKEDLKDYVIISDKAEAFIEKIQQYHEMGFERIIIHNVNKEQEEFIEFFSKNVLARFK
- a CDS encoding alpha-amylase family protein — encoded protein: MNKYWYKNAVIYSLDVETFKDSNGDGIGDFKGLKESLPYLSSLGVTCLWLLPFFDTPNKDNGYDVRDYYKVDARLGDMGHFAELIDSADEAGIRVIIDLAVNHTSTQHEWFQKSRKGKDSKYRDFYIWVDEKPKNDNNNMMTGGEDGGSNWKYDEEADAFYYHTFFSHQPDLNISNEDVQKEIFRIMHFWLKLGVSGFRIDAAPHMFTEKGKVDFGEDPHSIFRHFREFVETHKKDAILLAEVDLEPEKYEKFLGDEDQMHMLFNFYVNNFLFLSFAKEEATPVAKALKKMPQIQEKEQMAIFLRNHDELNLDKLSDKEKEEVFKVFAPDENMRIFGRGIRRRLASMLGNDRKKIELAHSLLFTLPGTPVLRYGEEIGMGEDLSMEGRSSVRTVMQWADRKNGGFSDARTEKLIRNVISEGDFGYQKVNVNDQHRDPDSLLHWMERAINTRKEFPEFGWGNYEVLDTGSSKVLAHCRQSDKGLAIALHNFSSEEQKVKLKLKESEDIIDIFGDKKYKKFNTDTQEITLSPYGYRWLHKRHNFL
- a CDS encoding alpha-amylase family glycosyl hydrolase, with translation MIEKQLNDFLWWQKEIVYQIYPRSYKDTNGDGIGDLKGIREKLDHIKDLGINVVWISPIYPSPMADFGYDVSDYTGIHPMFGTMEDFDELLAAIHDKGMKLILDYVPNHSSSEHQWFKDSRRSKDDPKRDWYIWKDPAPDGGPPNNWLSVFGGSAWEYDETTNQYYYHAFLKEQPDLNWRNPEVKKAMFDVLRFWMDKGVDGFRVDVMWHMIKDEQFRDNPPNPDYTEDKSPYDKHLQAYTTDQPEVLDLVKEMRKVTDEYDERLIIGEIYLPVEQLVMYYGDNNNGAHLPFNFQLVLIPWKAAEIKAVIDKYEGALPAEAWPNWVLGNHDQSRLATRIGTEQARNAAILLLTLRGTPTIYYGEEIGMQDVHIPPEMVKDPQEKNIPGKGLGRDPERTPMQWDSTEYAGFSDKEPWLPLMENYKKINVEQEKDDENSMLSFYQKLIALRQKELSFSNWKI